The following are encoded in a window of Limibacter armeniacum genomic DNA:
- a CDS encoding TonB-dependent receptor, with product MKQIIALFITTFLLGIGSLYAQERVVKGTILGDDQLPLVGATIMEKGTNNGTTTDVNGLYTIKVKGDAILVVRYIGFKETEINLGTAKSFDVTMELDQLEEVVIVGTRGAPRSDADTPVPVDVVGTKELAQTGQLTFDKALQYKIPSFNTVQTPVNDATSLLDPYEIRNMGPSRTLILINGKRKNLSSLLYTQTAPGRGETGADISAISTSAIKRVEILRDGASAQYGSDAIAGVMNIILKDDADYGSIQLNTGITSEGDGESFGLALNNGINLKDKGFLNYTIDLSKVYLANRPGTVNAEGDAFDFEADLATVEEFLSRKPDAGNINGSPETTAAKFLVNGGVNLNASSQLYFNAAYVYKKVNSFANYRTPYWRTVADMPYLADFFPAPGTPNGYDGYVPTFEGELNDYNATVGFKGQTNGWNHDVSLTAGGNSQVYTVSNSHNRNKVLAPATWVDENNNNVVDDGEVTQDNQLYRENSPVTFDVGGTAFNHLVGNLDISKRVVPSLSIGFGAEFRTEVFTVIEGILASYDGGGADSFAGNTPENSGAFNRYNLGGYFDLAWDITDNFLVNGTIRGENYSDFGNTFVWKLSSRYKMMDDKMTIRASASTGFRAPTLHQIYTQKAQYSFVPGQGIQVGGLVNNVSPQASLLGIPQLKAEKSTNLTAGLGFKPNSNFSVTLDYYNIAVEDRIVLSTEISGTEAGDTPLDQVLEDNNMSDVSFFVNAIDTRTSGIDFVASYRDLPLGTGFIGLNLSGNYTIQNEREGEVKNPKLVEDAGQSVVNATQEALFFTSRPKTKWIFGVDYSISKFNVAVNNTYFGKTTFKQQGLDENLRTEFTPKIVTDLSVTYNATEKLTIAANINNILNVLPEWKFVAENEEGQKLMDSKEVTASGLTPIEDQSNLITFNQRYSQMTYDGSHFSQLGTLFNLSVNYKF from the coding sequence ATGAAACAAATCATTGCACTTTTTATTACCACCTTTTTATTGGGAATAGGCAGCTTATATGCTCAAGAACGTGTTGTCAAAGGTACAATACTTGGAGATGACCAACTACCGCTAGTTGGAGCCACAATTATGGAAAAAGGCACCAACAATGGTACAACCACAGACGTAAACGGTCTCTATACAATTAAAGTTAAAGGAGATGCTATACTTGTTGTCCGTTATATCGGATTCAAGGAGACTGAGATCAACTTGGGCACAGCCAAAAGTTTCGATGTAACAATGGAATTGGATCAACTAGAAGAAGTTGTTATTGTAGGTACCAGAGGTGCTCCAAGAAGTGACGCTGACACCCCTGTCCCAGTTGATGTAGTGGGAACAAAAGAACTAGCACAAACTGGTCAGCTTACTTTTGACAAGGCACTGCAATACAAAATACCATCATTTAACACGGTTCAAACTCCTGTAAATGATGCAACTTCACTACTTGACCCATATGAAATCCGTAATATGGGGCCATCCAGAACACTGATTCTGATCAATGGCAAGAGAAAAAACCTTAGTTCGCTGCTTTACACCCAAACAGCACCAGGACGTGGTGAAACGGGTGCTGATATCTCAGCTATCTCAACTTCTGCGATCAAGCGTGTAGAAATCCTAAGAGATGGTGCTTCAGCTCAATACGGTTCTGATGCCATCGCTGGTGTAATGAACATTATTCTGAAAGATGACGCTGACTACGGCTCAATTCAGCTGAACACTGGCATTACCTCAGAAGGTGATGGTGAATCATTTGGCTTGGCTCTAAACAATGGCATCAACCTAAAAGACAAAGGTTTTTTGAACTATACAATTGACCTTTCAAAGGTTTACTTGGCTAACCGCCCAGGTACTGTAAATGCTGAAGGTGATGCATTTGACTTTGAAGCTGATCTGGCAACAGTTGAGGAATTCCTTTCTAGAAAACCCGATGCAGGTAATATCAATGGTTCTCCTGAGACTACTGCAGCCAAGTTCTTGGTTAACGGTGGTGTTAATTTGAATGCTAGCTCACAACTTTACTTTAATGCGGCTTATGTTTACAAGAAAGTAAACAGCTTTGCTAACTACCGTACGCCTTATTGGAGAACAGTAGCAGATATGCCATACTTGGCTGATTTCTTCCCTGCCCCAGGTACGCCAAACGGCTATGATGGCTATGTACCTACTTTTGAAGGTGAACTGAATGACTACAATGCAACAGTTGGTTTCAAGGGACAAACAAATGGCTGGAACCACGATGTCAGCCTAACAGCAGGCGGTAACTCACAAGTCTATACAGTAAGTAATTCTCACAACCGAAATAAGGTGCTTGCACCTGCAACTTGGGTAGATGAAAATAACAACAATGTTGTGGATGATGGAGAGGTTACCCAAGATAATCAATTATATAGAGAGAATAGTCCTGTAACTTTTGATGTAGGGGGAACTGCATTTAACCATTTGGTAGGAAACTTGGATATATCAAAAAGAGTGGTTCCAAGTTTAAGTATTGGTTTTGGTGCAGAATTCAGAACAGAGGTTTTCACAGTGATCGAAGGGATTCTAGCTTCGTACGATGGTGGTGGTGCTGACTCATTTGCCGGTAATACACCAGAGAACTCAGGCGCTTTCAACCGCTATAACTTGGGTGGTTATTTTGACTTGGCTTGGGACATCACTGACAACTTCCTAGTTAATGGTACCATCAGAGGTGAAAACTATAGTGACTTCGGTAACACATTTGTATGGAAGCTTAGCTCTAGGTACAAAATGATGGATGACAAGATGACAATCAGAGCCTCTGCCTCAACTGGATTTAGAGCACCTACTCTACATCAGATCTACACCCAGAAAGCACAGTATTCATTTGTACCTGGTCAAGGTATCCAAGTTGGAGGTTTAGTAAACAACGTTTCACCTCAAGCTAGTCTTTTGGGTATTCCTCAGTTAAAAGCTGAAAAATCGACCAACCTGACAGCTGGTTTGGGCTTTAAGCCTAACAGTAATTTCAGTGTGACACTCGACTACTACAACATTGCGGTTGAAGACCGTATTGTATTGAGTACGGAGATCTCAGGTACTGAAGCAGGTGACACACCTCTTGATCAAGTGCTAGAAGACAATAATATGAGTGACGTAAGCTTCTTTGTAAATGCTATTGACACAAGAACTTCAGGTATTGACTTTGTAGCAAGCTACAGAGACCTTCCATTGGGTACAGGCTTTATTGGGTTGAACCTTTCAGGTAACTATACTATCCAAAACGAAAGAGAAGGTGAAGTAAAAAACCCTAAGCTTGTAGAGGATGCAGGACAATCAGTTGTAAACGCTACTCAGGAAGCATTATTCTTTACTTCAAGACCAAAAACAAAATGGATATTCGGTGTTGACTATAGTATCAGCAAGTTCAATGTAGCAGTCAACAATACTTACTTCGGTAAAACAACCTTTAAGCAGCAAGGTCTGGATGAAAATCTGAGAACTGAGTTTACCCCTAAAATTGTAACTGATTTGTCTGTTACTTACAATGCTACTGAGAAGTTGACAATCGCTGCCAACATCAATAACATCCTGAATGTATTGCCAGAATGGAAATTTGTTGCAGAAAACGAGGAAGGCCAAAAGCTGATGGATAGCAAGGAAGTGACAGCTTCAGGTCTTACTCCAATTGAAGATCAGTCAAACCTGATCACATTTAACCAACGTTACTCTCAAATGACTTATGATGGTTCACACTTCAGTCAGTTAGGTACACTATTTAACTTGTCTGTGAATTACAAATTCTAA
- a CDS encoding quinol:cytochrome C oxidoreductase: MDEHTHTPVDVKENFVLTPALKGLIARLAIIGGIVTVVGLIIILLGGVEGIFHTGGHDAAHGAAGSHGGEHAGEHHAVFHWTDIIKSNLWTNTVFFLGMSLLGFFFFAVQYAANSGWSVPIVRVMMAFGRYVPIMGILLFLIFLWGNHQIFHWTHGYLYEKGNPDFDPILYNKRGFLNIPFYLIRMVFFVGVWTLFWWMLNKITVNEDQHIDSVVHFRRSQRISVAFLIFFGVSESIASWDWIMSIDPHWFSTLFGWYCLSSWLVAALCAMTFITIMLQQRGYLKIVNENHLHDLGKYIFGFSIFWSYLFISQFLLIYYANMPEETIYFVDRLGNPDYKGLFFFMLFLNFLFPLLALMTRDAKRKKTFLKVICPIVFIGHWLDFYLLITPGTLKSMGGMSLFAVGVGLVFLAGFAFTVFKGLTKHSLIPVNHPLLDEAINHHT, translated from the coding sequence ATGGATGAACACACACACACTCCTGTCGATGTAAAGGAAAATTTTGTACTAACCCCTGCCCTCAAAGGATTAATCGCAAGACTGGCCATTATTGGTGGTATCGTAACAGTTGTTGGACTGATCATTATCCTTTTGGGAGGTGTAGAGGGGATTTTTCACACTGGGGGTCATGATGCAGCACATGGAGCTGCGGGCAGTCACGGAGGAGAACATGCAGGCGAACATCATGCTGTATTCCACTGGACTGATATCATCAAATCCAACCTTTGGACCAATACAGTGTTCTTCTTAGGAATGTCCTTGCTCGGGTTTTTCTTTTTTGCTGTTCAATATGCAGCTAATTCGGGGTGGTCAGTTCCTATTGTCCGCGTCATGATGGCATTTGGAAGATATGTACCTATAATGGGTATACTGCTGTTTCTCATTTTCCTTTGGGGAAACCACCAGATTTTCCACTGGACACATGGCTACCTATATGAAAAAGGAAATCCAGATTTTGATCCAATTCTCTATAATAAACGAGGCTTTCTCAATATTCCCTTCTACCTGATCAGGATGGTTTTCTTTGTTGGCGTTTGGACCCTGTTCTGGTGGATGCTTAACAAAATCACTGTCAATGAAGATCAGCATATAGACTCTGTAGTGCACTTCAGAAGGTCACAACGGATCTCTGTTGCTTTTCTCATATTCTTTGGTGTATCTGAATCCATTGCCTCTTGGGATTGGATAATGTCGATAGACCCACACTGGTTCTCTACCTTGTTTGGGTGGTATTGCTTATCCAGCTGGTTGGTAGCAGCACTCTGTGCCATGACCTTTATTACGATTATGCTTCAGCAGCGAGGATACCTCAAGATCGTCAATGAAAACCATTTGCATGATTTAGGCAAATACATCTTTGGTTTCTCCATCTTCTGGTCATACCTATTTATTTCACAGTTCTTGTTGATCTATTACGCCAACATGCCTGAAGAAACTATTTATTTTGTAGATAGATTGGGCAACCCTGATTATAAAGGACTTTTCTTCTTCATGCTGTTCCTAAACTTCCTGTTCCCTCTGCTGGCACTGATGACAAGAGATGCCAAACGGAAAAAGACTTTCCTAAAAGTTATCTGCCCAATTGTATTTATTGGACACTGGCTGGACTTCTATTTATTGATCACACCAGGTACACTTAAATCCATGGGTGGTATGAGCCTATTTGCCGTAGGAGTTGGCTTGGTATTTTTGGCAGGTTTTGCTTTTACAGTATTCAAAGGGTTAACCAAACATTCTCTGATTCCTGTAAACCATCCACTACTAGACGAAGCGATTAATCATCACACTTGA
- a CDS encoding AAA family ATPase — MVKDLINAFDDYDDFRKNKYFVLCYDTIPSQLTMELPLKENKENMELAIELINPASMNLEVIYKVWNTEDSNDATLEKDYPYDYTFKGKSNSIMVLVELNNNELFVQFLYDAADKALEKWVLETNHKLRSQLGLRKTPIFKVLTKGRDKFDTEEVKADHFEIDLDNLYNDSFKPVDKIIQTSLEKDKAGLILLHGTPGTGKTSYIKSLISQHKEKSFIFVQNEFVQELLDPEFISFLLKHRNAILIIEDAEKVITTREDSKVNSVVSNILQLTDGLFSDYLSIKIICTFNTSIDKIDKALLRKGRMIADYEFEPLTSDKTNKLLDTLGHHSEKEEMTLADIFNYTDKGFEQVEKANKIGF; from the coding sequence AATATTTTGTTCTTTGCTATGATACCATTCCATCTCAACTCACCATGGAACTCCCATTGAAAGAAAATAAGGAGAATATGGAGTTGGCGATCGAGCTTATCAACCCAGCATCGATGAACTTGGAAGTCATATACAAAGTTTGGAACACGGAAGACTCCAATGATGCTACACTGGAAAAAGACTACCCTTATGACTATACTTTCAAGGGAAAGTCGAATAGCATTATGGTATTGGTAGAATTGAACAACAATGAATTATTTGTCCAATTTCTCTATGATGCTGCAGATAAAGCACTTGAAAAATGGGTATTAGAAACTAACCATAAACTTAGGTCACAATTGGGGTTAAGGAAAACACCCATTTTTAAAGTCTTGACAAAAGGAAGGGATAAGTTTGATACAGAGGAAGTAAAGGCAGATCACTTTGAGATAGACCTTGACAACCTGTATAATGACAGTTTCAAACCTGTGGATAAAATTATACAAACATCTCTTGAGAAGGATAAAGCAGGCTTGATACTGCTTCATGGCACTCCAGGTACTGGGAAGACTTCTTACATCAAGAGCCTTATCAGTCAACACAAGGAGAAGTCATTTATTTTTGTTCAAAATGAGTTCGTACAAGAACTTCTTGACCCTGAGTTTATTTCTTTTTTGCTCAAACACCGGAATGCCATTCTCATTATTGAGGATGCAGAAAAAGTGATTACAACCAGAGAGGATTCCAAAGTAAACTCTGTTGTGTCGAACATTCTTCAACTGACTGACGGACTTTTCAGTGACTATCTGAGCATAAAAATTATTTGCACCTTTAATACCAGTATTGACAAGATAGACAAAGCACTGTTACGAAAAGGAAGGATGATCGCTGATTATGAGTTTGAACCGCTTACCAGTGATAAAACAAATAAGCTGCTTGACACTTTAGGACATCATTCAGAGAAGGAAGAAATGACATTAGCAGATATCTTCAATTATACAGACAAAGGGTTTGAGCAGGTGGAAAAAGCCAACAAAATCGGATTTTAA